The following are from one region of the Prevotella sp. HUN102 genome:
- a CDS encoding helicase-related protein yields the protein MAYNKKNVLEANTEAIRVVLRLEKERREATEAEKGILRGYQGFGGLKCVLNRCDSPDDLRYWSQSEQQLFEPTQRLKQMIYRDAVDANTAKRYWESIKASVLTSFYTDTRIVAAISDALTSVDVPIRRCLDPSAGMGAFAETFAKKASTVDAMEKDLLTARISQALHPYGHGNIFVRQDPFEAIGELEDKDKYDLVTSNIPFGDFMVYDREYSKGKDILRRESTRTIHNYFFVKGLDCIKEGGLLAFITSQGVLDSPKNEAIRRYLMQNSRLISALRLPSGMFSENAGTEVGSDLIVLQKQSGKEIGEGIEQQFVETVSVPKGDGFSIAFNHNSLFEGEWKDIAHRTIATERTMGTDPYGKPAWEYRFDGIIDDMAESIRTQLSLEFEQRFDRKLYETGIPMTEEERQKEAEKQLRKLGVTVDLPEEEPKTDKETENVYNLMPDSIRKQLPKLYSTEKELIGDKTAYARYFFPMGAYTAYLLEYDPKSRIGFGAVTMGYGWELGNMSLDEMEEVKIHGLGIERDLYFTPKKLHEIAELEEIVRGRFTKEPIIEEIKEKAEPTVQIQSIEDNLSTEERKEEIQAEKVSGQVDKMSDEQTVQTQETDSTIEESAPVGVPVLSLHRQYEQEAREIRTDVEAPREMNGQTVYFDDDHHPVMDGMEERQESEQYSLFGPEEYSLWTQEVTRVNNEIREAPKTQMQAAQKQAQSGDRQGKEKRATPMAGRRTKGRGGRKTASPSFREPSLFDFMDEAEERKPQPIAEIKKEFDSSPRPFLSSPDAHLRDGSIVMQKGQIGFLSDLKRHPTFNPMDLPYSQLSRLKSYIEIRESYHRLYDYEANNRTEDKEEREKLNRLYDGYVLQWGYLNQKANADVIKMDATGMEMLFLERSENGRYIKADIFDHPTAFSTTELSVAADPMEALGASLNKYGSVELDYMSSLLPDMEESDIISALEGRIFYNPEEGGYEVADKFISGNVIEKADRIESWLLDHPEHEEAKQSLAALRAATPTPIPFADLDFNLGERWIPSKVYGRFASEFFETDISVSYHSNMDEYSIVCDRKNANIWHKYAVQGEFRKYDGINLLKHALHNTIPDITKSKEVRDAVTGETKTVKVRDGHAIQMANAKIEEIRQGFVDWLGRTPDTFKQQLSDRYNRLFNCFVRPNFDGTHQNFPDLDLKRLGIADLYKSQKDAVWMLKTNGGGICDHEVGAGKTLIMCAAAYEMKRLGLANKPMIIGLKANVFDIADTFRKAYPNAKVLYPGKNDFSKQNRQRIFNDIKNNDWDCIILTHEQFGMIPQALEIQEAILQKEMDSVEENLEVLRMQGADISRGMLKGLEKRKQTLEAKLQNIQDSIAERKDDAVDFKMMGIDHLFVDESHQFKNLMFNTRHDRVSGLGNPDGSQRALNMLFAIRTIQERSGKDLGATFLSGTTISNSLTELYLLFKYLRPQALERQGINSFDAWAAVFAKKSTDYEFSITNEIIQKERFRTFIKVPELAAFYAEICDFRTAKDIGIDRPEKNEILHNIPPTPEQEEFIDKLMEFAKTGNATLLGRAPLSESEEKAKMLIATDYARKMSLDLRMIDENGYSDHIDNKASHCAKLLNDYYLKYDAQKGTQFVFSDLGTYKPGGDFNIYSEIKRKLVEDYHIPAYEIRFIQECKNEKAKKAMVDAMNRGDIRIIFGSTSMLGTGVNAQQRAVAVHHLDCPWRPSDLEQRDGRAVRKGNIIAKEFADNKVDVIIYAVERSLDSYKFNLLHNKQLFINQLKTNTLGSRTIDEGSMDEDSGMNFSEYVAVLSGNTDLLEKARLDKKITTLESERKNFLRERDAATGKLAEIESSVSFHSDKIKEAKDDLALFQQRVERDTEGNPINRITIKGVENSTDIKVIAARLQEIEEKARTNGEYNKIGEIYGFSIMVKTENSSKELFDCSINRFLVKGQESIFYTYNNGKLASDPKLACQNFINALERIPKVIETHEKEMAKVVANKDVYTNIANSSWKKEDELRALKGEAAELDRKIALTLAPPEEEKEETEEMKQGENLSDNKQSSEIKSESYTAQDKEEDYRSQNFRPKWRH from the coding sequence ATGGCATACAATAAGAAAAACGTCCTTGAAGCCAACACGGAAGCCATCCGTGTAGTCCTTCGCTTGGAGAAAGAACGCCGTGAAGCCACTGAAGCAGAAAAAGGCATATTGCGCGGCTATCAGGGCTTCGGTGGCTTGAAATGCGTACTGAACCGATGTGACAGCCCCGACGACCTCCGTTATTGGAGCCAATCAGAGCAACAGCTCTTTGAGCCTACCCAAAGGCTCAAGCAGATGATTTACCGTGATGCCGTCGATGCCAATACCGCCAAACGCTATTGGGAGAGCATCAAGGCAAGCGTATTGACATCCTTCTATACAGATACCCGTATCGTTGCCGCCATTTCGGATGCACTCACTTCTGTAGATGTTCCCATACGTCGCTGCTTAGACCCTTCGGCAGGTATGGGTGCCTTTGCCGAGACTTTCGCAAAGAAGGCAAGCACGGTCGATGCTATGGAGAAAGACCTGCTCACAGCTCGTATCTCACAAGCCCTGCATCCCTACGGACATGGCAATATCTTTGTCCGCCAAGATCCCTTTGAAGCCATCGGGGAACTGGAGGATAAGGACAAATACGACCTCGTAACAAGCAACATTCCCTTTGGCGACTTTATGGTCTATGACCGTGAGTACAGCAAGGGCAAGGACATTCTCAGACGCGAATCCACACGTACCATCCACAATTACTTTTTTGTAAAGGGATTGGACTGTATCAAGGAGGGCGGACTGTTGGCTTTCATCACCTCGCAGGGAGTATTGGACAGCCCCAAGAACGAAGCTATCCGCCGTTACCTCATGCAGAACAGCCGGCTTATCTCCGCTCTCCGTCTGCCATCGGGTATGTTCAGTGAGAATGCAGGAACGGAAGTAGGCAGCGACCTCATCGTCCTGCAAAAACAGTCAGGAAAGGAAATCGGCGAAGGCATTGAGCAGCAGTTCGTGGAAACGGTCTCCGTTCCCAAGGGTGATGGTTTCTCCATTGCCTTTAACCACAACTCGCTCTTTGAGGGCGAATGGAAAGATATAGCCCACCGGACTATTGCCACGGAGCGCACGATGGGTACTGACCCTTACGGCAAACCTGCATGGGAGTACCGCTTCGATGGCATCATTGACGATATGGCGGAGAGTATCAGGACGCAACTCTCCTTGGAATTTGAGCAACGCTTTGACCGAAAGCTCTATGAAACGGGCATACCGATGACGGAGGAGGAACGACAGAAAGAAGCAGAGAAGCAACTGCGCAAGTTAGGTGTAACTGTCGATTTACCTGAAGAGGAACCAAAAACGGACAAGGAGACGGAGAATGTCTACAATCTGATGCCCGACAGCATCAGGAAGCAACTGCCCAAACTATACAGCACGGAGAAAGAACTCATTGGTGATAAAACAGCCTACGCACGCTATTTCTTCCCAATGGGAGCATATACGGCTTATCTCCTGGAATATGATCCAAAAAGTCGTATCGGTTTCGGTGCCGTCACGATGGGCTACGGCTGGGAGTTGGGCAACATGTCGCTTGATGAGATGGAGGAAGTGAAGATTCACGGGCTGGGCATAGAACGCGACCTGTATTTTACCCCGAAGAAACTGCACGAGATAGCCGAATTGGAGGAGATTGTCAGAGGTCGGTTCACCAAAGAACCGATTATTGAGGAAATCAAGGAAAAGGCGGAGCCGACAGTTCAGATTCAGTCAATAGAGGATAACCTTTCCACGGAAGAACGCAAAGAGGAAATCCAAGCTGAAAAGGTAAGTGGGCAAGTGGATAAAATGAGTGATGAGCAGACAGTACAGACACAAGAGACAGACTCTACTATTGAAGAATCCGCTCCTGTAGGCGTACCCGTGCTTAGCCTTCACCGCCAATATGAGCAGGAGGCAAGAGAAATCCGCACGGACGTGGAAGCCCCTCGTGAGATGAACGGACAGACAGTCTATTTCGATGATGACCACCATCCGGTGATGGACGGAATGGAAGAAAGACAGGAATCAGAGCAATATTCGCTATTTGGTCCGGAGGAGTACAGCCTCTGGACGCAGGAAGTGACGCGCGTGAACAATGAGATCAGGGAAGCCCCCAAAACGCAGATGCAGGCAGCCCAGAAACAGGCACAGTCGGGAGACAGGCAGGGCAAGGAAAAACGGGCGACACCTATGGCTGGACGCAGGACCAAGGGCAGAGGCGGCAGGAAGACTGCCTCTCCGTCTTTCCGCGAGCCGTCTCTCTTTGATTTCATGGATGAAGCCGAAGAACGCAAGCCACAACCCATAGCGGAGATAAAAAAGGAGTTTGATTCCTCTCCCCGTCCCTTTCTCTCATCACCTGATGCCCATCTGAGGGACGGTTCCATTGTCATGCAAAAAGGGCAGATAGGTTTTCTCTCCGACCTGAAACGGCATCCTACCTTCAATCCGATGGATTTGCCTTATTCGCAACTCTCACGGCTGAAATCCTATATAGAAATCAGAGAGAGCTACCACCGCCTATATGACTATGAGGCAAACAACCGGACCGAGGACAAGGAAGAACGCGAGAAACTCAACCGCCTGTATGACGGCTATGTGTTGCAATGGGGTTACTTGAATCAAAAGGCAAATGCAGATGTCATCAAGATGGATGCCACGGGTATGGAAATGCTGTTCCTGGAACGCTCCGAGAACGGCAGATATATCAAGGCGGACATCTTCGACCACCCCACGGCATTCTCCACCACCGAACTGTCCGTTGCCGCAGACCCGATGGAGGCACTGGGCGCATCGCTCAACAAATACGGTTCGGTGGAACTTGACTATATGAGTTCCCTGCTTCCCGATATGGAAGAGAGCGACATCATATCAGCTTTGGAGGGACGCATCTTCTACAATCCGGAAGAAGGCGGCTACGAGGTCGCCGACAAGTTCATTTCGGGTAACGTGATCGAAAAGGCGGATCGTATCGAGTCATGGCTCTTGGACCATCCGGAGCATGAGGAAGCGAAGCAGAGCCTTGCCGCCTTGCGTGCCGCCACGCCGACACCCATTCCTTTTGCCGACCTTGACTTCAACCTCGGTGAGCGATGGATACCCTCAAAGGTCTATGGCAGGTTCGCCTCGGAGTTCTTCGAGACAGACATCAGCGTGTCCTACCATTCCAATATGGACGAGTATTCCATTGTCTGTGACCGGAAAAATGCCAATATCTGGCACAAGTATGCAGTACAAGGTGAATTTAGAAAGTATGATGGTATTAACCTTTTGAAACACGCTCTCCATAACACTATCCCCGACATCACCAAGAGTAAAGAAGTACGTGATGCCGTAACGGGCGAGACCAAGACCGTCAAGGTGCGTGACGGGCACGCCATACAGATGGCGAACGCCAAGATTGAGGAAATACGGCAGGGCTTTGTCGATTGGCTCGGACGGACACCCGACACGTTCAAGCAGCAGCTCTCCGACCGCTACAACCGTCTTTTCAACTGTTTTGTGCGACCCAACTTCGATGGTACGCACCAGAATTTTCCCGACCTTGACCTAAAAAGATTGGGCATTGCCGACCTGTACAAGAGCCAGAAGGATGCTGTATGGATGCTCAAGACCAACGGTGGCGGAATCTGTGACCACGAGGTCGGGGCGGGCAAGACGCTCATCATGTGTGCGGCAGCATACGAGATGAAGCGGTTGGGACTGGCGAACAAGCCGATGATTATCGGACTGAAGGCGAATGTTTTCGACATTGCAGATACCTTCCGCAAGGCTTATCCCAATGCCAAGGTACTCTATCCGGGCAAGAACGATTTCAGCAAGCAGAACAGGCAGCGCATCTTTAACGACATCAAGAACAATGACTGGGACTGCATCATCCTCACGCACGAACAGTTCGGCATGATACCGCAGGCATTGGAGATACAGGAGGCTATCCTGCAGAAGGAGATGGACTCCGTGGAGGAAAACCTTGAAGTACTTCGTATGCAGGGAGCGGACATCTCCCGCGGTATGCTCAAAGGCTTGGAGAAGCGCAAGCAGACGCTCGAAGCCAAGCTGCAGAACATACAGGACAGCATAGCCGAGCGCAAGGACGATGCTGTGGATTTCAAGATGATGGGCATAGACCACCTCTTTGTCGATGAGTCGCACCAGTTCAAGAACCTGATGTTCAACACCCGCCACGACAGGGTGTCGGGCTTGGGCAATCCGGACGGCTCGCAGCGTGCCCTCAACATGCTCTTTGCCATCCGCACCATACAGGAGCGGTCGGGCAAGGACTTGGGAGCGACTTTCCTTTCAGGAACGACCATCAGCAACTCATTGACCGAGTTGTACCTTCTGTTTAAGTACCTCCGTCCGCAGGCGTTGGAGCGGCAGGGCATCAACAGCTTTGATGCTTGGGCAGCGGTCTTTGCCAAGAAATCAACCGACTATGAGTTCTCCATCACCAATGAGATTATCCAAAAGGAACGTTTCCGCACCTTCATCAAGGTGCCGGAGCTGGCGGCGTTCTATGCGGAGATTTGCGACTTCCGTACAGCCAAGGACATCGGTATCGACCGACCCGAGAAAAACGAGATACTACACAACATACCACCCACACCAGAACAGGAGGAGTTCATCGACAAGCTGATGGAGTTCGCCAAGACGGGCAATGCCACACTCTTGGGACGTGCACCGCTCAGCGAGAGTGAGGAGAAAGCCAAGATGCTCATCGCAACTGACTACGCCCGGAAGATGAGCTTGGATTTACGCATGATTGATGAAAATGGATACTCAGACCATATCGACAACAAGGCGAGCCATTGTGCGAAATTGCTCAATGACTATTATCTGAAATACGATGCACAGAAAGGAACGCAGTTTGTTTTCTCTGATTTAGGGACTTACAAGCCCGGTGGAGATTTCAATATCTATTCGGAAATCAAGAGAAAGTTGGTGGAGGACTACCATATTCCAGCATACGAGATTCGCTTCATTCAGGAATGCAAGAACGAGAAGGCAAAGAAAGCAATGGTCGATGCCATGAACCGAGGAGACATCCGCATTATCTTTGGCTCTACCTCCATGTTGGGTACGGGTGTGAATGCCCAGCAACGTGCCGTGGCCGTCCATCATTTAGACTGTCCTTGGCGCCCTTCGGATTTGGAACAGCGCGATGGGCGTGCCGTGCGCAAGGGCAATATAATTGCCAAGGAGTTTGCAGACAATAAAGTAGATGTGATTATCTATGCCGTGGAGCGTTCATTGGACAGTTACAAGTTCAATCTGCTGCACAACAAGCAGCTTTTCATCAATCAGTTAAAGACGAACACGCTCGGTAGCCGTACCATTGACGAGGGAAGTATGGATGAGGACAGCGGCATGAACTTCTCCGAGTATGTAGCAGTGCTTTCAGGTAATACCGACCTTTTAGAGAAAGCGAGATTGGATAAGAAGATTACCACCTTAGAATCAGAACGTAAGAACTTCCTCCGTGAACGTGATGCAGCAACGGGGAAATTGGCGGAAATTGAGAGTTCCGTGTCTTTCCATTCGGATAAAATCAAGGAAGCCAAGGATGACCTTGCACTTTTTCAGCAAAGAGTGGAACGTGACACGGAAGGCAACCCTATCAACAGGATTACCATCAAGGGGGTGGAAAACTCCACGGACATCAAGGTCATTGCCGCACGCCTGCAGGAGATCGAGGAAAAAGCCCGTACCAATGGTGAATACAATAAGATCGGTGAGATTTATGGCTTCTCCATCATGGTCAAGACTGAAAATTCTTCCAAAGAGTTGTTCGACTGCTCCATCAATCGCTTTCTGGTCAAGGGGCAGGAAAGCATTTTCTACACCTATAACAATGGTAAACTCGCAAGCGACCCGAAACTTGCCTGCCAGAATTTTATCAATGCCTTGGAGCGTATCCCCAAGGTGATAGAGACGCATGAGAAGGAAATGGCAAAGGTTGTGGCCAACAAGGACGTTTACACGAATATTGCCAACAGTTCTTGGAAGAAAGAGGACGAACTGCGTGCGCTCAAAGGAGAGGCAGCAGAACTTGACAGAAAAATTGCGCTTACGCTTGCACCGCCGGAGGAGGAAAAAGAGGAAACGGAGGAAATGAAGCAAGGAGAGAACTTGTCCGACAATAAACAGTCATCCGAAATAAAGAGCGAGAGTTATACTGCCCAAGACAAGGAAGAAGACTACCGTTCACAAAACTTCAGACCCAAATGGAGACACTAA
- a CDS encoding DUF4099 domain-containing protein encodes MESNSNDNYVLVLEDRTEVKNEKEMGKLSVVSGIDDKGNLQTTEATAANQAAFLKFNSKDGLLKNFMSNFLKQFNDPTRFGLYKVLSNNVEQGVDNLRTLLQSREKPESKQQLTEVGVPFEDYLPRQKNTTTIDAEKVDWKQLDNLGLSREQLEQSGELDKMLNWQKSDLITIAIPMGDTTIYTDARLAFRTDGEGNIGLAIHPLRKEPQLDFPYMGYKFSPEEKEQLLTTGNLGKTIEVTPKNGESFSAYVSIDPQTNELIALRADRVNIPKDIKGVTLSDAQYKDLVEGKAVKVEGMTAKSGKTFNATLQVNAERKGIEFIFDGNRGFKERQQQTQQQGAPRKLCGLELSDKQREALDSGRTLYLKNMVDKEGNSFNAYVRMDKEQNRPRFYKWNPDKKQDAGKEKVVAVAEEHKTQVAVNNDGKTNEATKHVNEPLKTGQTQPTAAQKQKQDESKQKKSRGRKM; translated from the coding sequence ATGGAATCAAACAGCAATGACAACTATGTATTGGTCTTGGAAGACCGCACAGAGGTAAAGAACGAGAAAGAAATGGGGAAACTCTCCGTAGTATCCGGTATCGACGACAAGGGCAACCTGCAAACAACGGAAGCCACAGCCGCCAACCAAGCGGCGTTCCTGAAGTTCAACAGCAAGGACGGACTTCTGAAAAACTTCATGAGCAACTTTCTCAAACAGTTCAACGACCCGACCCGCTTTGGACTGTACAAGGTTTTGTCCAACAACGTGGAGCAAGGTGTGGACAACCTGCGCACTCTGCTCCAAAGCCGTGAGAAGCCCGAAAGCAAACAACAGTTGACCGAGGTGGGCGTACCCTTTGAGGACTATCTGCCTCGGCAGAAGAACACCACAACCATCGATGCGGAGAAAGTGGACTGGAAACAACTCGACAATCTCGGACTTTCCCGTGAACAGTTGGAGCAGAGTGGTGAACTTGACAAGATGCTCAATTGGCAGAAGAGCGACCTCATTACGATTGCCATCCCGATGGGTGACACCACTATCTACACCGATGCCCGACTTGCTTTCCGCACGGACGGCGAGGGCAATATCGGGCTGGCTATCCACCCTTTGAGAAAGGAGCCACAGCTCGACTTTCCCTATATGGGTTACAAGTTCTCGCCCGAAGAAAAGGAGCAACTACTCACGACAGGCAACCTTGGCAAGACCATTGAGGTAACACCCAAGAACGGAGAGTCTTTCTCTGCCTACGTCTCCATCGACCCACAGACCAATGAACTTATCGCCCTGCGTGCCGACCGGGTGAACATTCCCAAGGACATCAAGGGCGTTACGCTTTCCGATGCCCAATACAAAGACCTCGTGGAGGGTAAAGCCGTGAAGGTGGAGGGTATGACGGCCAAGAGTGGCAAGACTTTCAATGCCACATTGCAAGTCAATGCCGAGCGAAAGGGCATTGAGTTCATCTTCGATGGCAACCGTGGGTTCAAGGAACGCCAGCAGCAGACACAACAGCAGGGCGCACCCCGTAAGCTCTGTGGATTGGAACTTTCCGACAAGCAGCGCGAAGCCTTGGACAGTGGTCGCACGCTCTATCTGAAGAATATGGTCGATAAGGAGGGAAACTCCTTCAATGCCTACGTCCGCATGGACAAAGAGCAGAACCGTCCCCGTTTCTATAAATGGAATCCGGACAAGAAGCAAGATGCAGGCAAGGAAAAGGTTGTGGCAGTTGCCGAAGAACACAAGACACAGGTAGCGGTCAATAATGACGGCAAGACCAACGAAGCCACGAAGCATGTAAATGAACCACTGAAGACCGGGCAGACACAGCCCACCGCTGCCCAGAAGCAGAAGCAAGACGAGAGCAAGCAGAAGAAATCGCGTGGACGCAAGATGTAA
- the topB gene encoding type IA DNA topoisomerase, producing the protein MITCIIAEKPSVARDIARIVDANTRQDGYLEGNDYVVTWAMGHLITLAMPEAYGFSAYKAEDLPIRPNPFQLVVRQVRKDKEYISDPAALKQLKVIRSCFEKADRIIVATDAGREGELIFRWIYTHLNCRKPFDRLWISSLTDKAIHEGLSCLKPGSDYDNLYHSAKARSEADWLVGINASRALSIARKGGYSLGRVQTPTLAMVCRRYIENRDFSSVPYWKLSALLEKGGISLKAVCETAFDNEDFAQSSLAALRGIGSLKVESVTRQVTHTSPPLLYDLTTLQKEANRRHGFSADKTLSIAQSLYEKKITTYPRTGSRYISEDVFEEIPALLRKIGKTLSNPLNRHSMDNAKITDHHAIIPTGETPSGLSADEATIYNMVVTRFIETFSPDSEEERMQVLFTDGTNAFTWKAYRQISLGWKVVQKEKATAAEKKEDGDEQVVSSLPNLTEGEVLPLIDAEITEHKTKPKPLYTEATLLSAMENAGKDVEDAESKKAMAECGIGTPATRANIIETLILRDYIRRDRKSIIPTEKGLAVYEIVKDKRISNAEMTGSWELALAAIEAGQMPAEKFAQGINSYVGTICEELLLLASEQKSYPVYRCPKCGSESVGIYAKVAKCRHEGCDFHIFREICGTLLTEDNIQDLLTTGRTPVLKGLTGKAGKKFNARLVLNEDYTTSFEFENKKGKQRGR; encoded by the coding sequence ATGATTACTTGTATTATCGCCGAGAAACCCTCGGTAGCCAGAGATATAGCCCGTATCGTAGATGCTAATACCAGACAAGACGGATATTTGGAAGGTAATGACTATGTGGTTACATGGGCAATGGGGCACCTCATCACCCTTGCCATGCCCGAAGCATACGGTTTTTCAGCCTACAAAGCCGAAGACCTGCCCATCCGTCCCAATCCTTTCCAGCTTGTCGTCCGCCAAGTGCGTAAGGATAAGGAGTACATATCCGACCCCGCAGCACTCAAACAACTCAAAGTCATCCGTTCCTGCTTTGAAAAGGCAGACCGTATCATCGTCGCTACTGATGCAGGCAGGGAGGGTGAACTTATCTTTCGCTGGATTTACACACATCTTAATTGTAGGAAACCTTTTGACCGACTTTGGATAAGTTCTCTCACGGACAAAGCCATCCATGAGGGACTTTCCTGTCTCAAACCCGGAAGCGACTACGACAACCTATATCATTCCGCCAAGGCAAGAAGCGAAGCCGACTGGCTCGTGGGTATCAATGCCAGCCGAGCCCTTTCCATAGCCCGAAAAGGCGGCTATTCCTTGGGACGGGTACAGACCCCAACCCTCGCTATGGTCTGCCGTCGGTACATAGAGAACCGTGATTTTTCTTCCGTGCCTTATTGGAAACTCTCCGCTCTCTTGGAGAAAGGGGGCATATCGCTGAAAGCCGTGTGTGAAACCGCATTTGACAATGAAGATTTCGCCCAATCATCCCTCGCTGCGCTAAGAGGAATAGGCTCACTTAAAGTAGAGTCGGTCACAAGACAGGTAACGCATACGTCGCCACCCCTCTTGTACGACCTTACTACCTTACAGAAGGAAGCCAACAGGCGCCACGGCTTTTCAGCAGACAAGACCCTCTCAATTGCCCAGAGCCTCTATGAGAAGAAAATCACGACCTATCCCCGTACAGGCAGCCGATACATCAGCGAGGATGTTTTCGAGGAAATACCCGCCCTGCTCCGAAAGATAGGCAAGACGCTATCAAACCCACTTAACCGCCATTCGATGGACAATGCAAAGATAACCGATCACCACGCCATTATCCCCACAGGCGAAACGCCTTCAGGCTTGTCAGCGGACGAAGCAACCATTTACAATATGGTAGTAACTCGCTTCATTGAAACCTTTTCTCCTGACTCAGAGGAAGAGCGTATGCAGGTGCTGTTCACGGACGGCACCAATGCCTTTACTTGGAAAGCGTACAGGCAAATTTCCTTGGGCTGGAAAGTCGTGCAGAAAGAAAAGGCAACAGCTGCGGAGAAGAAAGAGGATGGAGACGAGCAGGTAGTATCTTCATTACCCAACTTGACGGAAGGTGAAGTCCTGCCACTTATTGATGCCGAAATTACTGAACATAAAACCAAACCGAAGCCCCTCTATACCGAAGCCACCCTGCTCTCCGCTATGGAGAACGCAGGCAAGGATGTGGAGGATGCAGAGAGCAAGAAGGCAATGGCGGAGTGTGGCATCGGCACGCCAGCCACAAGAGCCAATATCATCGAAACACTTATCCTCCGTGACTATATCCGCAGGGACAGGAAATCCATCATCCCGACAGAGAAAGGCTTGGCAGTCTATGAGATTGTCAAGGACAAGAGGATCTCCAATGCCGAGATGACAGGCAGTTGGGAACTGGCTCTTGCCGCTATCGAGGCAGGTCAGATGCCGGCAGAGAAGTTTGCGCAAGGCATTAACTCATACGTCGGCACCATATGCGAGGAACTTTTATTGCTGGCTTCAGAGCAAAAATCCTATCCTGTGTATCGCTGTCCCAAATGTGGCAGTGAGAGCGTGGGCATCTATGCCAAGGTCGCCAAGTGCAGGCATGAGGGCTGCGACTTCCACATTTTCCGAGAAATATGCGGCACGCTGCTTACAGAGGACAATATCCAAGATTTGCTGACCACTGGACGAACGCCAGTCCTCAAAGGCTTGACCGGCAAGGCAGGCAAGAAGTTCAACGCCCGTCTGGTTCTGAATGAAGACTACACCACATCCTTTGAATTTGAAAATAAGAAAGGAAAACAACGAGGGAGATAG
- a CDS encoding GPW/gp25 family protein produces MDYLKIPLDWPAALKGTLARCTPEESIAQNIMLLIVSHPGEIFGKNEYGSIIWELEFNQLVKVRDWEETVRNSLMQSITAYERRLKDVRVDVHLSEIEEDLLGKNPNIRRQANITIHAQIESTDIPFVFNTLVYISPLSQ; encoded by the coding sequence ATGGATTATTTGAAGATTCCATTAGATTGGCCTGCCGCTTTGAAGGGGACTTTAGCAAGATGTACCCCCGAAGAATCTATTGCACAAAATATAATGCTTTTGATTGTGTCACATCCCGGTGAAATTTTCGGAAAAAATGAATATGGGTCGATTATTTGGGAGTTGGAATTCAATCAACTGGTTAAAGTCAGAGATTGGGAAGAAACAGTAAGAAACTCCCTTATGCAATCAATCACGGCTTATGAGCGACGGCTTAAAGATGTTCGTGTGGATGTACATCTTTCTGAGATAGAGGAGGACTTGCTGGGAAAGAACCCGAATATCCGCCGTCAAGCCAATATTACGATTCATGCCCAGATAGAATCGACAGACATACCTTTTGTTTTTAACACTTTGGTCTATATCAGTCCTTTATCTCAATAA
- a CDS encoding nucleotidyl transferase AbiEii/AbiGii toxin family protein: MNDQQYKKQVALLLRIMPLVYKITDFAVHGGTAINLFHQNMPRYSVDIDLTYIPIESRTASLEKINQHLGELKTSIERAIPGIHVIHKSKVWKLQCTYDGATVKIEVNGTKRGILGDVEIMELCPKAKEEFQANCKARIVPYSQLYGGKITAALSRQHPRDMFDCKYMKDQTLEDVKDGLILCLLGSDKPIVESLSPNNINQEEALENQFKGMSDIPFTYTDYEQARESIIKKVNDSLTNSDKEFLVSFEDGTPLWEKCCAGNLSQYPSVQWKLLNIDKLKKQAPDKHKEGVDKLKRHLRI, from the coding sequence ATGAATGATCAACAATATAAAAAACAGGTGGCATTGTTACTACGCATTATGCCCTTGGTTTACAAGATAACGGATTTTGCAGTCCATGGAGGCACGGCTATTAACCTGTTCCACCAGAATATGCCACGTTACTCGGTTGATATTGACCTTACCTATATTCCGATAGAGTCACGCACGGCGAGTTTAGAAAAGATAAATCAACATCTCGGAGAGCTGAAAACAAGTATAGAACGTGCCATTCCCGGAATACATGTGATACATAAATCCAAAGTATGGAAATTGCAATGCACGTATGATGGCGCCACGGTGAAAATAGAGGTAAATGGTACAAAACGAGGCATACTTGGAGATGTTGAAATAATGGAACTCTGTCCGAAAGCAAAGGAAGAGTTTCAAGCCAACTGTAAGGCACGCATAGTTCCTTATTCCCAACTTTATGGAGGAAAAATTACAGCTGCCCTCAGCCGCCAGCACCCACGTGACATGTTTGACTGCAAATACATGAAAGACCAAACGCTTGAAGATGTAAAAGACGGGCTCATCTTATGCCTATTGGGAAGCGACAAGCCTATCGTGGAATCTCTGTCTCCTAATAACATAAACCAAGAGGAGGCACTTGAAAACCAATTCAAGGGAATGTCAGATATTCCATTTACCTATACAGACTATGAGCAGGCTCGTGAATCCATTATTAAAAAGGTAAATGACAGCCTTACAAATTCAGACAAGGAATTCCTCGTTTCCTTTGAGGATGGAACACCACTGTGGGAGAAATGTTGCGCAGGGAATTTAAGCCAATATCCATCTGTACAATGGAAATTACTGAATATAGACAAACTCAAGAAACAGGCTCCCGATAAGCACAAAGAAGGAGTGGATAAATTAAAACGTCATTTGCGGATATAA